The genomic window ATTAACTAAAGAATTAGAGTTATTCTGCCATACATCttaaattcaaatgaaattttaataagtGAAAACGgtacaaaaattataatatagttagtatacatataaaaaatcacttttatgtTTAAACGATAGTAGCTCAAATATCATCTCTTATTGGAAATACACCAAGACAAAGTCATAAAGTAATTTCCTTTAATAATATAGAGGTGGCAACACATgagaatgttatgttttgtaAATATGATATACGAGGAAGTTGCGTTttgtaaatatgatatttttttaatgtcatgttttttatttacaaatttcttatatattatgttttgaaatcACGAAAAACACTATTTATGCTATTcggtcaaaaacaaaattacggTTATGTTatttatcaaagatttttttttttttttttgttccagtATATCCCAAAATATCCGATTTTAGAAAGAACCATCGCCGACAATCCAAAATAACAAGAATCTGATATTCTGATGTTAGGCAGGCTTGCATAAACCCCCAAAAATGTCGTCTTTTTTGTTCTTAGGCCGGCTGATTGGTTGGATTGGATAGGTTCAGAAGACGAGTCCTGTCTAAAACGAGAGATTGAACGATCACGATTGATTGGACGGTTCGATCATGCAGCAGGAATATGGGAGATGTTGGGTCACTTATCCACCCATCTAATCAATCTATCACGCAAGGAAAGCGGAGCAGAGAACTTCGGTTTGTGGCTGCTGTCTTAGGGAGCGTTTGGCTCTGCTGTTCAACCTGCTTTTCAgctaatttcaaattttttttttttttgctaaaattgagtgcggtttgtaccttttggatcgttttgatgtgctgatatcaaaaatgatttttaaaaaataaaaaaacatcattgacatatatttcggcacgaaaagctatttgaaaagcaaccactaccacactcccaaacaccctcttaTAGCATCGGAACACAACCCTAGTTGCGTCATCTCATAAGCTTTGAATCTGTAGGAGGCAGCTTTTCCTGGAGAAAAGAGGAAGAGATTTCAGGTTTTATCCTCCTGGGTTGGGTTGGCAGCCAGATGAGACCCATGCAAGATATCAAAGTGTTGACGGGTCAAAAGATTAtatcctaatattaaaaataatttttaaaaaataaataaatattattttaatatattttaaaataaaaaatactttaaaaaataactgctacTATATTTCCAAACACTATCTATATCAAGTAGACTTTGAATAACTATTAGTTCGGTAGAATAACCAAATGCAAATGCAAATAtcttagatattattttttaaaataattttttatttgaaaaccttaaatatcattatatatatgatctaaaaatacctaaaaaattaatttaaaacaaaaaaaaattcaaagttttcaaaaacatgattaaaccccaaaaacaaacacattaaacCTGTTGGACTGTATCTATCTCCCTGTTATTTAAAGCAATTGAATATCTCAAACCtttcaacagaaaaaaaacgtCGAGTTTCCAGCAACCACCCTAAAATCAACACGAGTGGACATTGGGAGAATTCTGTGCCATGGATTTATTATACAGAAACGAGAGGAATACAGGTACATTAAGAAGCGAATAGTGAGAAATTTAGCTGGTGGCACAACTCTATTAGACGCGTGTGTAGACCAAATATGTGAAATGCGATCATAAAATACTGGGAACTAAATGTATAGCACAGACATGCATTCCCATTTTTAGGGGGCCAGGTTCCGCCCGGACCACCGGTGGCAGGATTTCGATTAGTGTATGATGGACGGGGgaagtgacaaaaaaaaatccttttattgactggttttaatttttatttgcaatGGAAATCTTGGGGGCAGCTGGACTGCTCACACCAGCATTCGTTCACTAGctacaccaaaaaaaatgaatcgaGAAGAGGCAATAGTGATTTAATCAAAGAGCTGATCGGTAGGAATCTGGCCAAATATATCAGGGCATGAATCCCAATTTCCCCAGCCTCTGGCCTCCCAATACCCGCCAACATAACGGTATGTATCACTTCCTTTATCCTTTGCAAACCACCGTGGTTTCCAGCCCCTCTCCTGCATATTTCGGGCCTGGAATCCATATAAAACAGTATTTCATCAAATTACCATCAAAACCACATCAAGAAAAAGCTGACAAAGCACATCAACAGATAAATGTAGAAAGACCACCCTGTATTTGGTAAACCCTCTCAGAGAAGAAAAATTCcctggaagggaaaaaaaatcaaaaccaatccCTGTAAGATCAAAGCCTAGAACTGTCTAGATGTCAAACAGTCCAACTTTAGGAATAATGCCTAATCATCCAAGTTCTTAGACAGAATcctggaattgaaaaaaacagcATGCAAGTTACCTGGCGCTGACGTTGCTCTAATCGCAGTTTCTCTGAATTTGCCATATCAAATTCACCATTTTCCAAGTATCTTTGGTCAGGTCTAAGCCTTGAATCTGTAGGAGGCAGCTTTTCCTGCACATAAGATGAGATCATGAATCAAAACCAATGAATTGGAAAATTTAATAAAGAGGGGTTGAATCATGATTTAATGAGCATGTATGTTCAAGAGCACTGGAAGCTAGATTTTTCCCACTGTTGTGTTGCCAAACGAACAAGAAAACCAAGCACAGAATTGCTATTAACATAAAAACTACCTTAAGTCCATGGGTGAGCTCATTCAATGTCATGGCAAAGCGTGTTAAATTGTATCTGGTGGGAAATCTGGGGGGTTTACTTCGCCTCCACAGCATATGGGCTTCTTTCATAGACTCAAACCCCTTTCCCTTCCCAGAGAAATCATCATTCATGTAATACATGCTCTCATCCCATTTTCCAAAAAGAGTTGCCACTGTTCTACCATGCCTATCTTGAACCATTCCTTGCACCTGAAAATCAAGTTTGTTACTGATGATATTCCATGTTTTAACTAATACCAACAAACATTGGCTACCACTAATAGATGATTtcataaaaccaaaagaaaattcataaagcaaagTATGTGAAGCTATAAGTTCAATTTCCCAATAGCATCAGGCAGATTATTTTGCTTCAGGTTTATGGAGCCAACTAGGAAAAATTGTGGCAAAgtcatatacatatacataacAGAATATCTGGAACAATCATTAAGAGAGCACGAACCTGGTGAGGATTTCGGTCTATAATAGACTGCTCCTTAAATTTCAGCTTGCATGAATACTCACGATTTCCTTCTATGCGCATTGTACCATAGTGATCACAATACAGTTTTCCAAGTATAAGATTGTATATTGATGTTGTAACCTGAAATAAAATGACTATTTTCAAACAGGAACAtaacaggggaaaaaaaatcttgccTTATACCTTACTCCACTGAAAGACTTCTCCATCATCAAATTCCAAAGTCAAAACTCCAACGGGATCAAGCTGAATTGAGCGACCCCAAAATTTGCTTTTGAGATTGCTATCGCCCCAAAATTTCCATCCTGTACCCTCACAATGGCATGCAACAATCATGGGGTGATGGCTGACCTGACATAAAAGTTACATAACAATAAGCTACTGGATACTTGACaatgaaagaaggaaaagaatcacagccaaaacaataaaattttccCACTTGTGTGAAAGCGGTGATAAATAAGAATCTTCTAGGGGAGAGTGAGAAGATAGAGTGGAAAACCACAAGATCTAGTTCTGGCTCTTGCATCATAACAGATCTGTGCTAATTTATCCATCAAAAGTTAAGACAACATCTACCATTTTCCTTTGAAACTCCCCCGATTATATTATGATACAGTCCTCATGGTTAATTAACCATCATGAAGtctacatatttattttgtttctttgctcTAATAAGGTTCCTCATCACTGCCCAACATTTTCTCCAttgcacaaaaataataaaaccagCACCCCCTGCACTCTGGACATGGTATCATACTATCAAGTTCAAAGTGTTCCCCATTAGGGAGATTTGAACCCCCGGAACCCCACCTTCCCCTTGGTAATAATCCCTATAGTCTTATTGGTGCTGCAATATGAAGTCATTATACAGTAACTTGCTCAACATGCACCAAATAGCAGGttaaccttttcttcttcttcttctttctgtttttttttatgagaccATCTTCGAATCAAAATTTAGGATTCGTTGTGCTCATGCTATTATCATGTATATATGCACAAAGATTAGAAGAGAATATAGATCATGTCAAGCAGTTAATTTTGAACCTTCAGAAGTTGATAACAAACCTTCTCTGAGAAAAACCGGAGGCCCTTATCCGGATAGTCGGCCTCATATGTTTCCCCTAATAATGGATTAAATGGTTTGCAAATTCTTCCTTCAGTTGAAGCATATCCAGAAACAGCAAAAGCAGCCACGTTAAGAATCCTCATAAGACTATTACCCTGAAGACAAAGAAATTCAATGACCGTGGGTTAAAAAGGTAAATGCTGAAGAGGTTTATCTCATAAGATGCAACCATTGGAGGCTACTATGGAATAAGTGTGAACACTAAGCACACAATGGATCAAAAAGGTAAGAGCCGCACAGgattatctcataaaaaatatgagacAACAATTGGAGACCAAGTGTGAACATGAAACTGAATGCAGCGGGTTCACagtgagaaaaacaaatcaggAGGCCCATCTGTGccaaccttttttttgttggggGTGGGGGCATTGAATATCTAACATCTAAGAGAAGCACTCCACAGGATGCATTCTTGGATGTACAGGTCAAAGGGAAGTTCATACGTGTAATGAAATGATGGTTTGTAACCTATCCTACAAAAAGACATCAAGCAACGTGCATAGTCTCaccacaaactaaaaaaacgaGCATGAGAATCTTCTTGACCCTGCTCCATTGAAGAGTCAATTGTAAATTTGAAAGGCAAACTCTTATGCTGACAAAATCAGATTGCCACAATCTAGGATTGGTATGTTTGGGAATGCAGGGCAAACTGAGttccctctaatttttttaaaaaaaatttgctaatttttttttttttttatgtttttagatcgttttgatatggtgatatcaaaaataattttttaaaaataaagaaaatattattttgatgcatttctaagtgaaaaagcactttgaactgCAACTGctaccacaatcccaaacacaCCCTCCATGGTTTTTAACCAGCGGCGGAGGGTAAAGTAAATAGTTGGGGGAGCCAAATTAGAGTTATCATGAGATTTTATAAGTACTTAGAGATATTCTGAAAATTTTTTGGGGACCTATTAATAATTTCTAGGGGATTAACATGAAAACATACATAAAATCAAGGGACTATattgatgttttcaatttttttggggGCACGGCCCCCTCAAAGAAGCTTAACCGCTGCCCCTGGGTTTAACCTATTTTCCAGGAAAATTATATCCACTCTAAGATGCTGAATCAGAGTTTTATGCAAAATCAATGGGTTTGTGAGATGGAAAGTAGGTAAAAAAAAGTACCAACTACTGTAAATCTTAATGAGTCATGCgatttatatctaaaaattagATGAAAGGAAATTCTATCATATGCCAAAATGCACATGATCCAATAATCCTCTCAGAATTCAAACTACATTACTTGAATTTTCCTTGTGTCAGGTAACTGAAAAATTAATTGCTGGAGGAAACAGCAAATCATCTGAGAAATGTAACCTAAATTTGCAGAAGAAACAGTAGCAACTTAAAATAAGCAAAAGATAGATTTGCATCAAAGTGATATAGAAAAAACCAGGTGTCAAGTCCCATAGCTTTGTTAAAGTGACATGCATAACCAAGAATAAGACTGCCTACCTTTTTGTGGAGAAAAAGAATAGCACAGAACTCCAATACTTAAACTTACCTGTTTTCCCCATTCATATGCCCGATCAAGAAGATATGAATATTCCAAATCTTCAAAGCATTTTTGTAGTGAAGAGAGAGGCTCATTGAAGTAAACAGGAAGACAAACTTTGGTTAGGTCCTTCCCAATGTTATCCTTAATCATCGACCATAGACTcacacccttttctttttcaattggaTCAGGTAACTTCTTACGGCGCTTAATGTAAGGATGGTTTGATCCAACAGACCTAATCAAAGGATCAATGCCATCTTCTGATTCAAGAGCAAAAAACCCTTCATCATCTGAAGAGAATGATGATGGCCGAAAATCAGACTCATTACTTTTGAAAGAACCTGATGATAGAAAATCACGAGTATCAAAGAACGCATTCTCATCATcatctgtttcttcttctgcaCCATCAACTCtttcattattatcatcatcggATTCACTGACACTTGcttctgaaaaaagaaaaaaatgagaataaaattccAAAGCATCCACAGGGCTAGGGaagatgataaattaaaaaaaaaatacacaaaccaATTTCAAACATGATTAACACTAGAATTGAACCACCATAATGATGAAAGaggaaaatgaaaggaaaaaacaagcaTTTCTGCTTTCAGATTTCATACAGTACCAGCATTTACAATGTGTtgcacaaaaatgaaaaaagag from Populus trichocarpa isolate Nisqually-1 chromosome 5, P.trichocarpa_v4.1, whole genome shotgun sequence includes these protein-coding regions:
- the LOC7460932 gene encoding oxysterol-binding protein-related protein 1C isoform X3, with product MHPLCCISTVSDHSPANLSMAVTVRSNPDPGSTTVQPQNQNQNHNNTSHFSNHHHHNHSTASYCSSNNGTDCNKNNRMSHQRVSSAREQPLIQVDVKINDIVGNGISGILYKWVNYGKGWRPRWFVLQDGVLSYYKIHGPDKILVNQETEKGSKIIGEESMRRISRPKNGNSQNRRKPVGEIHLKVSSIRESRSDDKRFSIFTGTKRLHLRAETREDRLAWMEALQAVKDMFPRMSNSELMGPLDSVAVSTEKLRQRLQEEGVREELILDSEQIMRSEFAALQNQIVLLKQKQWLLIDTLRHLETEKVDLENTVVDESRRQLNDQGTTSSSILRQYKFSEASVSESDDDNNERVDGAEEETDDDENAFFDTRDFLSSGSFKSNESDFRPSSFSSDDEGFFALESEDGIDPLIRSVGSNHPYIKRRKKLPDPIEKEKGVSLWSMIKDNIGKDLTKVCLPVYFNEPLSSLQKCFEDLEYSYLLDRAYEWGKQGNSLMRILNVAAFAVSGYASTEGRICKPFNPLLGETYEADYPDKGLRFFSEKVSHHPMIVACHCEGTGWKFWGDSNLKSKFWGRSIQLDPVGVLTLEFDDGEVFQWSKVTTSIYNLILGKLYCDHYGTMRIEGNREYSCKLKFKEQSIIDRNPHQVQGMVQDRHGRTVATLFGKWDESMYYMNDDFSGKGKGFESMKEAHMLWRRSKPPRFPTRYNLTRFAMTLNELTHGLKEKLPPTDSKLMR
- the LOC7460932 gene encoding oxysterol-binding protein-related protein 1C isoform X1; this encodes MHPLCCISTVSDHSPANLSMAVTVRSNPDPGSTTVQPQNQNQNHNNTSHFSNHHHHNHSTASYCSSNNGTDCNKNNRMSHQRVSSAREQPLIQVDVKINDIVGNGISGILYKWVNYGKGWRPRWFVLQDGVLSYYKIHGPDKILVNQETEKGSKIIGEESMRRISRPKNGNSQNRRKPVGEIHLKVSSIRESRSDDKRFSIFTGTKRLHLRAETREDRLAWMEALQAVKDMFPRMSNSELMGPLDSVAVSTEKLRQRLQEEGVREELILDSEQIMRSEFAALQNQIVLLKQKQWLLIDTLRHLETEKVDLENTVVDESRRQLNDQGTTSSSILRQYKFSEASVSESDDDNNERVDGAEEETDDDENAFFDTRDFLSSGSFKSNESDFRPSSFSSDDEGFFALESEDGIDPLIRSVGSNHPYIKRRKKLPDPIEKEKGVSLWSMIKDNIGKDLTKVCLPVYFNEPLSSLQKCFEDLEYSYLLDRAYEWGKQGNSLMRILNVAAFAVSGYASTEGRICKPFNPLLGETYEADYPDKGLRFFSEKVSHHPMIVACHCEGTGWKFWGDSNLKSKFWGRSIQLDPVGVLTLEFDDGEVFQWSKVTTSIYNLILGKLYCDHYGTMRIEGNREYSCKLKFKEQSIIDRNPHQVQGMVQDRHGRTVATLFGKWDESMYYMNDDFSGKGKGFESMKEAHMLWRRSKPPRFPTRYNLTRFAMTLNELTHGLKEKLPPTDSRLRPDQRYLENGEFDMANSEKLRLEQRQRQARNMQERGWKPRWFAKDKGSDTYRYVGGYWEARGWGNWDSCPDIFGQIPTDQLFD
- the LOC7460932 gene encoding oxysterol-binding protein-related protein 1C isoform X2: MHPLCCISTVSDHSPANLSMAVTVRSNPDPGSTTVQPQNQNQNHNNTSHFSNHHHHNHSTASYCSSNNGTDCNKNNRMSHQRVSSAREQPLIQVDVKINDIVGNGISGILYKWVNYGKGWRPRWFVLQDGVLSYYKIHGPDKILVNQETEKGSKIIGEESMRRISRPKNGNSQNRRKPVGEIHLKVSSIRESRSDDKRFSIFTGTKRLHLRAETREDRLAWMEALQAVKDMFPRMSNSELMGPLDSVAVSTEKLRQRLQEEGVREELILDSEQIMRSEFAALQNQIVLLKQKQWLLIDTLRHLETEKVDLENTVVDESRRQLNDQGTTSSSILRQYKFSEASVSESDDDNNERVDGAEEETDDDENAFFDTRDFLSSGSFKSNESDFRPSSFSSDDEGFFALESEDGIDPLIRSVGSNHPYIKRRKKLPDPIEKEKGVSLWSMIKDNIGKDLTKVCLPVYFNEPLSSLQKCFEDLEYSYLLDRAYEWGKQGNSLMRILNVAAFAVSGYASTEGRICKPFNPLLGETYEADYPDKGLRFFSEKVSHHPMIVACHCEGTGWKFWGDSNLKSKFWGRSIQLDPVGVLTLEFDDGEVFQWSKVTTSIYNLILGKLYCDHYGTMRIEGNREYSCKLKFKEQSIIDRNPHQVQGMVQDRHGRTVATLFGKWDESMYYMNDDFSGKGKGFESMKEAHMLWRRSKPPRFPTRYNLTRFAMTLNELTHGLKEKLPPTDSRLRPDQRYLENGEFDMANSEKLRLEQRQRQGIFLL